From Trichoplusia ni isolate ovarian cell line Hi5 chromosome 22, tn1, whole genome shotgun sequence, a single genomic window includes:
- the LOC113504527 gene encoding uncharacterized protein LOC113504527, with product MGDLNTSESSWKKMVLAKSNNEWISTIKSEPGEMDDTKSTTSMNLGDQQMSFGIIKKELDESSVDPSSETDDEPTQILDPLSLLKPGKQRRRRGSGLKSESSDERAARLAKMSAYAAQRLANETPEQRARRLRRMSEYAAKRLSRETNEQRANRLFRMSEYSAKRLANESPEQRQARLARMSAYAARRHAMKKVKSPTAND from the coding sequence ATGGGTGATTTAAATACATCTGAAAGTTCTTGGAAGAAAATGGTGTTAGCGAAATCCAATAACGAATGGATCTCTACAATAAAATCGGAACCTGGTGAAATGGATGACACCAAGAGCACTACAAGTATGAATCTTGGAGACCAACAAATGTCTTTcggtattataaaaaaagaattggaTGAATCTAGTGTTGATCCTAGTTCTGAGACAGATGATGAACCAACCCAGATACTTGATCCACTGTCGCTGTTGAAGCCTGGGAAACAGAGACGTCGCAGAGGTTCTGGACTTAAAAGCGAATCGTCAGACGAGCGGGCGGCGCGCTTAGCTAAGATGTCAGCTTACGCCGCACAGAGGCTTGCTAATGAAACCCCCGAGCAGCGAGCGCGCAGACTCAGGCGTATGTCAGAATACGCTGCTAAAAGGTTGTCGCGGGAGACCAATGAACAGCGAGCCAATCGCCTATTTCGTATGTCTGAATATTCTGCTAAGAGACTGGCCAATGAATCACCTGAGCAAAGACAAGCTCGGCTTGCTAGGATGTCTGCATATGCTGCCAGGCGCCATGCCATGAAAAAAGTCAAAAGTCCTACAGCTAATGACTAG